The Hypanus sabinus isolate sHypSab1 chromosome 5, sHypSab1.hap1, whole genome shotgun sequence genome has a segment encoding these proteins:
- the LOC132393777 gene encoding G-protein coupled receptor 183-like — protein sequence MDSTSFSNNFTNVTCDVYVHFKAAKIIFTLFYIIVFTVGLSGNILALYITFQKHPKINSTTLYLIHLAASDALFTLALPSRIVYIVRGFDWPLGEGPCRIFAVLFYINTYVSINFMTWLSIDRYIAMVHPLRFARFRKVQNVKYICAAVWVFVFLQTSPLLFISMTKENKGLTTCMEYPNFESNPNLPKMLLGACLLGYCLPVVIIIFCYFRVNVKLCRIARENPLTEKLGRNKKAITVILLVLLAFLVCFTPYHITIMQYMIRKLVSSQNCWQQQTFKTSLQVSVCFMNLNCCIDPLIYFFAFKGYKKKVLEIIRRHITLPAFQSSRTISENNSTHATSQIQGSGSGSAH from the coding sequence ATGGATTCTACTTCTTTCAGCAATAACTTCACCAATGTGACCTGTGATGTGTACGTACACTTCAAGGCAGCGAAAATAATCTTCACTTTGTTCTACATCATTGTTTTCACGGTTGGCTTATCAGGAAACATATTAGCACTGTATATAACTTTCCAGAAACATCCAAAGATTAACTCGACCACGCTTTACTTAATCCACCTTGCAGCCTCCGATGCCCTGTTTACACTTGCTCTACCGTCTCGGATCGTCTACATAGTCCGAGGGTTTGACTGGCCTCTGGGCGAGGGGCCATGCCGGATTTTTGCAGTTCTCTTCTACATCAATACATACGTCAGCATCAATTTCATGACGTGGTTGAGCATTGACCGTTACATCGCCATGGTGCATCCCCTTCGGTTTGCCAGGTTCCGCAAGGTCCAAAATGTCAAGTATATCTGTGCTGCCGTCTGGGTGTTCGTCTTCCTCCAGACTTCTCCCCTGCTCTTCATCTCGATGACAAAAGAGAACAAAGGCTTGACAACCTGCATGGAGTACCCAAACTTTGAAAGCAATCCCAACCTGCCCAAGATGCTGCTCGGCGCCTGTCTCCTGGGCTACTGCCTGCCGGTGGTGATCATTATCTTCTGCTACTTTCGGGTCAACGTGAAACTCTGCAGGATTGCGAGGGAGAACCCCTTAACTGAGAAACTAGGTAGGAACAAGAAAGCCATCACCGTGATTCTGTTAGTTCTGTTGGCATTCCTGGTCTGCTTTACGCCATATCACATCACCATCATGCAGTACATGATCAGAAAGCTGGTGTCATCGCAGAACTGCTGGCAACAACAGACCTTCAAAACAAGCCTGCAGGTGTCTGTTTGCTTCATGAACCTCAACTGCTGCATCGATCCACTCATCTACTTCTTCGCGTTCAAGGGCTACAAGAAGAAGGTTCTGGAAATAATAAGACGCCACATTACGCTGCCCGCATTCCAATCCTCCAGGACCATCTCGGAGAACAACAGCACTCATGCCACCAGTCAGATCCAAGGCTCGGGATCAGGATCCGCACACTGA